Proteins encoded within one genomic window of Budorcas taxicolor isolate Tak-1 chromosome 12, Takin1.1, whole genome shotgun sequence:
- the CYSLTR2 gene encoding cysteinyl leukotriene receptor 2, with product MERKLVSLSPSISASEMEINSTFSDHHSNRNCTAENFKREFYPIVYLVIFIWGALGNGFSIYVFLQPYRKSTSVNIFMLNLATSDLLFTATLPFRVDYYLRGSNWIFGDLTCRIMSYSMYVNMYSSIYFLTVLSVVRFLATVHPFRLLHATSIKNAWIVCGIIWVFIMASSITLLNNGSELKGNVTSCLELNRDKAPKLKTMNYIALVVGFLLPFCTLSICYLLIIRALLKAEVPESGLRLSHRKALTTIIIALVIFLLCFLPYHILRTLHLLQWEADTCSDLLHKAVAITLAMAAANSCFNPLLYYFAGENFKDRLKFALRKHHPQEPKCCFPFCVWLKNETRVKLQESLLLQNKRVNRDKGKHDI from the exons ATGGAAAGAAAACTTGTGTCCTTATCTCCATCCATCTCCGCATCAGAAATGGAAATTAACAGCACCTTCAGCGATCACCATAGCAACAGGAACTGCACAGCTGAAAACTTTAAGAGAGAATTTTACCCCATCGTGTACCTGGTAATATTTATCTGGGGAGCCTTGGGAAATGGCTTTTCCATATATGTTTTCCTGCAACCTTATAGGAAGTCCACATCTGTGAACATTTTCATGCTCAATCTGGCTACTTCGGATCTCTTGTTCACAGCCACACTGCCCTTCAGGGTGGACTATTACCTCAGAGGGTCCAATTGGATATTTGGGGACCTGACTTGCAGGATTATGTCTTACTCTATGTATGTCAACATGTACAGCAGCATTTACTTCCTGACTGTGCTGAGTGTGGTGCGTTTCCTGGCCACCGTTCACCCCTTCCGGCTCCTTCATGCCACCAGCATCAAGAATGCCTGGATTGTTTGTGGCATCATATGGGTCTTTATCATGGCTTCCTCAATAACGCTGCTGAACAATGGCTCTGAGCTGAAGGGCAATGTCACCTCGTGCTTGGAGCTGAATCGTGATAAAGCTCCTAAACTGAAGACCATGAACTACATTGCCTTGGTGGTGGGCTTTCTGCTGCCCTTCTGCACGCTCAGCATCTGCTACCTGCTGATCATCCGAGCTCTGCTGAAGGCGGAGGTCCCAGAATCAGGGCTGCGGCTTTCTCACAGGAAGGCATTGACCACCATCATCATTGCCTTGGTCATCTTCCTCCTGTGCTTCTTGCCCTATCATATACTGAGAACCCTCCACCTGCTCCAGTGGGAGGCGGATACATGTAGCGACCTGCTGCATAAAGCTGTGGCCATCACACTGGCTATGGCGGCAGCCAATAGCTGCTTCAACCCTTTGCTTTATTACTTTGCTGGAGAGAATTTTAAGGACAGACTAAAGTTTGCACTCAGGAAACATCATCCACAGGAACCAAAGTGCTGCTTTCCTTTCTGTGTGTGGCTGAAAAACGAAACAAGAGT AAAGCTACAGGAGAGTTTGCTTCTCCAAAATAAGAGAGTAAACCGAGATAAAGGAAAACATGACATCTAG